In Thermostichus vulcanus str. 'Rupite', a single genomic region encodes these proteins:
- a CDS encoding metal ABC transporter solute-binding protein, Zn/Mn family: MKSNAFMLWLRRLGGRCCWVVGGILVFSGSAWARPRVVATTTLIADWVEQVGQDRIQLTSLLQPGVDPHVYEPVPADGVALEQAELVFYNGYNLEPGLIRLINATAQQARRIPLAEKIDPIVTAENGIPTPDPHVWGNVENVITMVEQIRQELTQLAPTEAAFFQANAAAYQAELEALHTWIIQQIQTIPPPNRVLVTTHDAFAYYTQTYGLTMGGSLIGISTEEQPSAQTVAQLVREIRALQVPAIFAETTINPALIQTVAAEAGVQVAEQELYSDSLGEPGSGAETYLEMMRLNTLTIVNALGGSPN, from the coding sequence ATGAAAAGCAATGCTTTCATGCTCTGGCTGCGGCGCTTGGGTGGCCGTTGCTGTTGGGTGGTAGGCGGGATCCTGGTTTTTTCGGGCTCTGCCTGGGCTCGTCCCCGCGTGGTGGCGACCACGACTCTGATCGCCGATTGGGTGGAGCAAGTCGGCCAAGATCGCATCCAGCTCACCAGCCTCCTGCAGCCGGGGGTGGATCCCCATGTGTACGAGCCGGTGCCTGCCGATGGGGTGGCCCTAGAGCAGGCGGAACTGGTGTTCTACAACGGCTATAACCTGGAGCCGGGCCTGATCCGGCTGATCAACGCCACCGCCCAGCAGGCGCGACGGATCCCTTTGGCTGAGAAGATTGACCCGATTGTGACTGCGGAGAACGGGATCCCGACCCCCGACCCGCATGTGTGGGGCAATGTAGAAAACGTCATCACGATGGTGGAGCAGATTCGCCAGGAACTCACCCAACTAGCCCCAACGGAGGCTGCCTTTTTTCAGGCCAACGCCGCCGCCTATCAAGCAGAACTGGAGGCATTACACACCTGGATTATTCAGCAAATTCAAACCATCCCCCCCCCCAACCGGGTTTTGGTCACCACCCATGATGCCTTTGCCTACTACACCCAAACCTATGGGCTGACTATGGGGGGATCTCTGATCGGCATCAGTACCGAAGAACAGCCCAGCGCCCAAACCGTAGCCCAACTGGTGCGAGAGATTCGCGCTCTGCAGGTACCGGCCATTTTCGCCGAAACCACCATCAACCCGGCCCTGATTCAAACGGTTGCTGCCGAAGCTGGGGTACAGGTAGCCGAACAGGAGTTGTACTCAGACTCGTTGGGGGAACCCGGTAGCGGGGCTGAAACCTATCTGGAGATGATGCGCCTGAATACGCTGACGATTGTGAATGCCTTGGGTGGATCCCCGAATTGA
- a CDS encoding metal ABC transporter ATP-binding protein, with the protein MKEQPTPIRLHSARGSLSVQDLSVRYGSSRVLRGVSCEIRPGGITGILGPNGAGKSTFLKGILGLVPVETGVVRYKGQNLRSEQVAYLPQRSLIDWTFPATVWDVVLMGRVKPTGWLRRIGRQGRQRAAQALERVGMQDYRDRPIGQLSGGQQQRVFLARALAQEAEIYALDEPFAGIDHPSEAILFQVLRELADSGHVVMVVHHDLGQALTYFDEVLLLNQVVIAQGSPAQVLQPHLLQQAYGHSMTLDLAA; encoded by the coding sequence ATGAAAGAGCAACCCACCCCAATCCGTCTTCATTCAGCGAGGGGATCCCTCTCGGTGCAGGATCTGTCAGTGCGCTACGGCAGCTCCAGGGTGTTGCGGGGGGTGAGCTGTGAGATTCGACCGGGAGGGATAACCGGCATCCTCGGGCCGAACGGAGCCGGCAAGAGTACTTTTCTGAAGGGGATCCTTGGCTTAGTGCCTGTGGAAACAGGGGTGGTGCGCTACAAGGGACAAAATCTTAGATCTGAGCAAGTCGCCTACCTGCCGCAGCGGTCGCTGATTGACTGGACGTTTCCCGCCACGGTTTGGGATGTGGTGTTGATGGGGCGGGTGAAGCCCACCGGCTGGTTGCGCCGTATTGGTCGGCAGGGGCGGCAGCGGGCGGCTCAAGCTCTAGAGCGGGTGGGTATGCAGGACTACCGGGATCGACCGATTGGCCAGTTGTCGGGGGGGCAACAGCAACGGGTGTTTTTGGCCCGGGCTTTGGCTCAGGAAGCAGAGATCTACGCCCTCGATGAACCCTTCGCCGGGATCGATCACCCCAGCGAGGCGATTCTGTTTCAGGTGTTACGGGAGCTGGCGGATTCCGGGCACGTCGTCATGGTGGTGCATCATGATCTGGGGCAGGCGCTGACCTATTTCGATGAAGTGCTGCTGTTAAACCAAGTGGTGATCGCCCAGGGATCCCCGGCTCAGGTTCTACAGCCACACCTGTTGCAGCAGGCTTATGGTCACTCCATGACTTTGGATTTGGCCGCCTAA
- a CDS encoding metal ABC transporter permease encodes MEFLWHSLMDPLRFAFMQRSLLVAVAVGILCAVVGSYLLVQSMALLGDAISHSLLPGLALAYMFGLNLFVGAFVAGVLSALLIQWIRSASPIKADAAMGIVFSAFFALGIVLITLIQRRARIDLNHFLFGNILGVSAADVLTVVAIALLVLALVALFFKELTFYSFDPLGAKAAGLPTAQLGWGLMVLTSLTLVASMKAVGVLLVLAMLITPAATAYLLVPQLQQVMLLGSLFGVSASLIGMYASYYLNIASGPAIVLVASFWFGLAFLGRVLGKVFMHSR; translated from the coding sequence ATGGAATTCCTTTGGCACAGCCTGATGGATCCCCTCCGTTTTGCCTTCATGCAGCGGTCATTGCTGGTGGCCGTGGCGGTTGGGATCCTCTGTGCGGTGGTGGGCAGTTACCTACTGGTGCAGAGCATGGCCCTGCTGGGGGATGCCATCAGCCATTCCCTGCTGCCGGGTTTGGCCCTGGCCTATATGTTTGGCCTGAATCTCTTTGTCGGGGCGTTTGTGGCAGGGGTGCTCAGTGCCCTGTTGATCCAGTGGATTCGTTCCGCTAGCCCCATTAAAGCGGATGCCGCCATGGGGATCGTCTTTTCCGCCTTTTTTGCCCTCGGCATTGTTTTGATCACGCTGATCCAACGGCGGGCCCGTATCGATCTGAATCATTTTCTCTTCGGTAACATCCTCGGGGTGAGCGCTGCCGATGTGCTGACGGTGGTGGCCATTGCCCTGTTGGTGCTGGCTTTGGTGGCTCTCTTTTTTAAGGAACTCACCTTCTATAGCTTTGATCCCCTGGGGGCCAAGGCGGCGGGTTTGCCCACCGCCCAGCTGGGGTGGGGGTTGATGGTGCTCACCTCCCTGACTTTGGTGGCCAGCATGAAAGCTGTGGGAGTGCTGTTGGTGTTGGCGATGTTGATCACCCCAGCGGCTACAGCCTATCTGCTGGTGCCTCAACTGCAACAGGTGATGTTGCTGGGATCCCTATTTGGGGTGAGTGCCAGCTTAATCGGTATGTATGCCAGTTACTACCTGAATATTGCCTCTGGCCCGGCCATCGTCTTGGTGGCCTCCTTCTGGTTTGGGTTGGCTTTTCTGGGCAGAGTACTGGGCAAAGTGTTTATGCACTCACGCTGA
- a CDS encoding RNA recognition motif domain-containing protein: MTIFVGNLSFKASEEDLRLVFAEYGAVKQIKLPVDRETGRKRGFAFVELEDEADEQKAIDELDGATWMGRDLRVNKALPRQAGAGGGGGRDSRSPRM, encoded by the coding sequence ATGACCATTTTTGTGGGTAATCTGTCCTTTAAGGCCAGCGAAGAAGACCTGCGACTCGTGTTCGCTGAGTATGGTGCTGTCAAGCAGATTAAGTTACCTGTCGATCGTGAAACCGGTCGAAAGCGGGGATTTGCCTTTGTGGAACTGGAAGACGAAGCCGATGAGCAAAAGGCCATCGATGAGTTGGATGGAGCCACATGGATGGGACGGGATCTGCGGGTCAACAAAGCATTGCCTCGTCAAGCAGGTGCTGGAGGCGGTGGCGGTCGGGATAGCCGCTCTCCCCGGATGTAA
- the rsmG gene encoding 16S rRNA (guanine(527)-N(7))-methyltransferase RsmG — translation MTEAEPSPSDSPQSLWERWPLDLGWQPSPLQQQQLQQLYPLVMAGNQTQNLTRITNPVDFWEKHLWDSLRGLTLLGDWDTLQSQTWRGIDIGTGAGFPGIPAQIALPRSSFTLLDSTQRKIAFVRDTLQKLSLNQARAVAQRAEVWGQTRQERGSYDVALARALAAAEICAEYCLPLLKVGGRAILYRGYWTEAEAQTLRQALKPLGGTLAQVEAFTTPLSQGVRHCLLLEKIAPTPAIYPRSPGIPKRQPLGQSKPST, via the coding sequence ATGACGGAGGCAGAACCCTCCCCGTCGGATTCCCCACAATCTTTGTGGGAACGTTGGCCTCTTGATCTGGGTTGGCAGCCGTCCCCTCTCCAGCAGCAGCAATTGCAACAGCTTTATCCGCTGGTGATGGCCGGAAACCAAACCCAAAACTTAACCCGCATTACGAACCCTGTGGACTTTTGGGAGAAACATCTGTGGGATTCTCTACGGGGATTAACCCTGTTAGGGGATTGGGATACCCTGCAATCTCAAACTTGGCGAGGCATTGACATCGGTACTGGTGCAGGTTTCCCAGGGATCCCGGCCCAAATTGCCCTACCCCGAAGCTCTTTTACGCTGCTGGATAGCACCCAGCGCAAAATTGCCTTTGTTCGAGACACACTGCAAAAGCTCTCCCTCAATCAGGCTAGGGCGGTGGCTCAGCGGGCAGAAGTTTGGGGGCAAACCCGACAGGAACGGGGTAGCTACGACGTGGCCTTAGCCAGAGCCTTGGCTGCGGCTGAAATTTGCGCTGAATATTGCCTACCGCTGTTGAAGGTGGGTGGACGGGCCATCCTCTACCGGGGCTACTGGACAGAGGCGGAAGCCCAAACCCTGCGACAAGCCCTTAAACCTTTGGGGGGAACGTTGGCTCAGGTGGAAGCGTTTACCACGCCCCTCAGCCAAGGGGTACGTCACTGCCTGCTTCTGGAAAAAATTGCCCCTACTCCGGCCATCTATCCTCGCTCTCCTGGCATTCCCAAACGCCAACCGCTTGGGCAAAGTAAGCCTTCAACCTAA